GCATAAGTTGTAAAGTATATCTTCAATTGTTCCTACTTTTTCCATTTCATTTGCACATTTTTTGCTGACTTCTTCCAAGGAAAGAAATCTTAAAGAGGCCCATTCATAAAGATTATATGCTTTTATTACTTCAATTCCTTCAAAAGACTGTTTAATAAAACCTGTTAACTCATCATCTGCACGATGACTTTCCTCAACTATTTTATTCATATATTTTATTGTAAAAAACAGTGGAAATATAGGTAAAATCCAAAGACCAAAAAAAATAACTGAAAGAGAAAAATTTTTTAGACCCAAAAAAATAAAATAACCTGCTAAACATATTAAGGCTGAAAAAACTGAAGAATAATGAACATAAAAACACTTTACTATATCATTAAAGTCCTGCTCTAATCTATTTAAAATCTCACCTTGTCCATATTTTTCTATTAATGAATATTTGTTATTCAAAAACAACATAAATAACTTTTTCTTTAGTTCAATAATTCTATTCTCTTTAAAAAATTCAATTAACAATGAAAAAAATAATTTGCCAGAAATAATAATAAGATAAATTAAAAGAAAGGTAACTACATTACATATAAAAACCTCCATATCTTTTTGGATAGCTAATGAAAATAATTTAGCAAAGGTATTAGAAATATATATGTTTACGATACCCTCAATTAAATTTATAAAAACAATGAAAATAGTAGGTAATAACAATACTATTCTTACATAGTATTTAAAATTCATCCTTTTGCACCCTTCCCCAATAAATATAAGCTTATTCAATAATTCTACTCTGTATTGTTATATAAATTATCTAACAACCAATTACATGTTACTTTTGAATTAATCACTTTTTCTTCTAAATTTCAATCTGGCAAAAGTAATCTGTAATAGGTGCATTTATTGATTTATAACAAGTAATTGAGGTAGTATTGTTTTGATCTAAAAATACTTTTAAAGGTAGATTTTTATAATTATATACTAAGCAAGAAAGAATTAACTCCTTTTCTTTTTGCATTATTATTCTAAATTTATTGTTTTCGAAATGATATAGTTCCGGTATATATGCAACATTCAAAGTTTTATTGTAATTCTTTAATTTTGAAACGAATTAATTGTAATTATTTTGTATTTTAAAATTTGTTTTTATATCTATTAAGAAAGTTCTCACATTATTTTGCATTACATCTTTATAGTTTTGTAAATTTATCAAAGTCTATTAATTGAATTAACATAATCACACCTTACAATTAAATATACTACTATCAATTCATATCGTTAATGACAATTTAGTCATAATTTTCTCTCATAAGACAAGTGGCTACTGTCACATTTTTAAAGTTCAATTCTTTTAAGGACTTTAAAGCATTTATTGCTTTTTCAAAAAATCCATCACCTCTAATCTTATTATGAATTTCTTTAGGACCATCAATACTAATTTTAAATACAGAAAAATTTATATTTTGTATTTCCCTTTAGTATATCCCTTGTAAGTTATAACTACTATTGCTGATTAACATTTCCATATTTTGTAGTATGCATATTGTAATATCTCTACTATATCTTCTCTCTCTCAATATACCTTTGATTTTCTCAAAATATCTCGCGATTTCTTTAAAATTCGCTATCGAAACAAATAATTTTGTTCTTGATATTGTTATTATTGCTTTATTCTACCATACCCAGCTTAGACTCAGCCTCTCTATTGTATTTATCTTGTTGCTCTACCATATTACGGCGGGTATCTATCCACAACAACCATGGTGTTTACCCTCTCATGTCTCTCAGGGTCTTTTCTCACTTGCCCTCAATTCCCTCGTCCCATCTACCATGGCGTGGACGTCAGTTATGCTCGTATGCAGGGTCTTCGCCCGTATGGAGGATGTACTCTGACCACCCGCTCACATTTTTCAATCTACTTTCTATAAAAAATCATTTAATCCTTTCTCCTTCATTTCTTAACCATCAATACATTTTCTAAGATGTGAACTATTATTAAAAGGGGCGCTTTGCTACTCGACATGACTTAATCTCCTCGCAAAGCTAAGAATTTCTTTACCCCCTCAAGATGTGAATCACTCAAACTATTTCTCCTGCTTTAAACTAAGAATGTTCAAGCAATTTTTCTCACTTCGCTTCACTTCACGCTGTCCTTGCTAAAGCCTCTCTCTTTATATCGCTCAACATCTTGTTCCCATCATACTTTACGCCTTTTTTCAAAATCGCATAAAACACCCTTATCAATTTACAACACAGTGCTATTAATGATTGCTTCTTCTTCAAGGGATTGTTCTCTCGCGTGGTGTAATACCTGTGCAGCTGCTTAAATTCTTCATTCTTTGCTACTATTGTAATCATGGCCTTGAACAAGCTACTTCTGAGCCTTCCTCGCCCTCTTTTACTTATACACGTCTGACCCTTGTACTTGCCAGAACTATTCTCAACTATATTGAGTCCCGCTAATTTCTGTATCTGCTTCGAATCCTCATACCTCTTTATATCTCCAACCTCTGAAATAAATCCAACTGCTGTCTTCACTCCAACACCTTTTATTTCAAGAAGCTTATCGCCATTCGGCACCTCTTTCAAAAGCTCTGCCATCTCGGCTTCTATCTCTTCTACTTGCTTGTTTAAAAGCTCATATTCTTCAAGCAAATATTTTATCTCTTGTCTTGCCAGCTTTCTACCTTCTTTTTTACCTATACTTCTTTTGGCAGCTTCTGTTAAATCCATCGCCCTCCTGCGACTAATCGCTCGCTTATCTACTTTGTCACGCCAGTACTCTATAATCCCTTCTACTTCCTTCCCTACTACATCACAAGGCAATGGCATTTCTCTCAGCGTCGCTATTGCTGTCTTGCCTTCCCAATCAGAAAATACTCCTAAAAACTCTGGAAAATATATATCAAGCCAATTGATTATTTGATTTTTTAAAACATTCAGCTGTTTTTGAAGCCTTTCATATATGTTCATCGCTACTCTCATCTCAGCATATATACCCTCGGGTATATTTGGTTCTGTGTATCTTCCATCCTTCACAAGCATTGCTATCGTCTTCGGATCCTTTATATCACTCTTAGTTTGCGTGTTATCATCAAGCTCCTTGCTCCTCTTCACGTGAAAAGGATTCACTAATACCACTTTTATGCCATTCTCTCTTAAGTACTGCTCAAAGCACAGCCAGTAATGCCCTGTAGGTTCTATCCCAACTATCATACTCTCCTTGCCATTTGCTTTCATTATCTTATTTGCCCAATCCAGAAATTTTTCCATACCTTCTTTCCTATTCTCAAATTCTATTCTCTTACCAAGCTCCACTCCTCTGAAGTCAAATGCTCTACCAACATGCCTTTCCTTTGCTATATCTACTCCTACAACTAAAGTTCTTTCTGTGACTTGTAATATCTTTTCATTTTGTGTATACTTCAAAGAGGGTACCTCCTTTGTTGTGTTTTTTCGTAAGTTGTACAACTTACTTTATTAATTTTATCAGGAGGTACCTTATCTTTTCAAATCTCTTTTCTCTTCATTTTCACTCATTTTCGTTCATTACAGGAATGCTCTCGTATAATATGATTATCAAATCACTTAAAACTTCATATCTCAATTGGTACATTTAATTATCAGTACCAATTGATTACTGGAAATTCATTTTGATAATGCACCTTTCTTAAAACACTCATTTCTCAAAAATTGAATATTAAAATTGACTGCTACAGTTTAAATTTGCCCTTTATCTTTGGTAAACTAAAATCAGAAAAAGTTTAAGCCTGATTTAGTTTATTTGGATATATTTTGAACACCTCCTGCTGGACGTGCTTTGACATCTGCACGCCACAGCTTGCGAAAGACTGAACCCCAAAGGATTACATGAGTAATGTTTACTCGTTTGCTGTGCACGGTCAGGTTACCACATCTGATTTGAGCATATCAGATGTGTGCACCCTGTAAACTGCTCCGTAGCTCTAATATCGGCGAGGCTGCATTACATGTAATCCCCAAGGATAAAGGGCTTAACACTTTTTCTTACCACTACTTGCAAAAAGGAGGTCTTCAAATTGCCAAATACTTTAATCGTGGGCATTGATATCAGTAGTCAGTCAAATTCTATCTTCTTCATCGATGATGCCGGTAATCACTTGATTAAAAAACCTTTTTCCTTGCCTAATGATCAAGAAGGCGCTAACGAATTAATCAAAAGAGTTATTGACTGCCTCAGCCAGTATAATCTATCCTGTATTAAGTTTGGCATGGAAGCAACTTCACATTACGCTTGGCATCTGCACTTGTATCTTGCTTCTTCATCTGAACTGCTGCCATATAAACCAACTTTTTATGTTCTCAACCCAAGCATAGTCAAAGGCTTCAAAAAAATCTACACTTTCTTGCCTAAAACAGATAGCATCGATGCAATTATCATCGCTGAATGTGTCAGGTTCAGCAAACTCAACCCAACACCTTTGCCTGATTTTAAATATGCTGCACTACAACGCCTTACCAGAATGCGCTATCATCTTGTTCACAATCTAACTCGCGAAAAAAACAGAGCTCTCAATCTCATATACCTTAAATTCTCTACTTATTCTCAAGACTGTCCATTTTCAGATATCTTCGGTAAAGCTTCTTGTGCTATCATCGAAAACTTTACACCTGATGATATCGCTTCTATGCCTTTAGAAGACTTAATTAAATTCGTATCCGATAACGGCAACAATAGACTCTCAGATGTCAATAAAATCGCTGAAATACTTAAAACCGAGGCTCAAGCGTTCATACAGATTACATCCTCTGTTGGCTGAGGCAAATGACTTAGCTTTGTCTATGACCCTTGAAAACATTAGATTTATGCAAGAACAACTTAAAAAACTCGACAAAGAAATCTCAAAACTTCTTAAAGCTTTCTCTCAAACATTAACAACCGTCCCTGGCATAGGAGATGTTCTTGCAG
This Caldicellulosiruptor changbaiensis DNA region includes the following protein-coding sequences:
- a CDS encoding IS110 family RNA-guided transposase — protein: MKYTQNEKILQVTERTLVVGVDIAKERHVGRAFDFRGVELGKRIEFENRKEGMEKFLDWANKIMKANGKESMIVGIEPTGHYWLCFEQYLRENGIKVVLVNPFHVKRSKELDDNTQTKSDIKDPKTIAMLVKDGRYTEPNIPEGIYAEMRVAMNIYERLQKQLNVLKNQIINWLDIYFPEFLGVFSDWEGKTAIATLREMPLPCDVVGKEVEGIIEYWRDKVDKRAISRRRAMDLTEAAKRSIGKKEGRKLARQEIKYLLEEYELLNKQVEEIEAEMAELLKEVPNGDKLLEIKGVGVKTAVGFISEVGDIKRYEDSKQIQKLAGLNIVENSSGKYKGQTCISKRGRGRLRSSLFKAMITIVAKNEEFKQLHRYYTTRENNPLKKKQSLIALCCKLIRVFYAILKKGVKYDGNKMLSDIKREALARTA